One window from the genome of Anopheles coluzzii chromosome X, AcolN3, whole genome shotgun sequence encodes:
- the LOC125908308 gene encoding uncharacterized protein LOC125908308: MEKAPCVETSGPRTAMSGFLAYVAESDYFADRELTYDTADGPVTRRVSAGVPQGSILGPTLWNIMYDGVLAVELPEGASIVGFADDLAILAAGTTPEHAAAIAEEAVAAVNSWMVQHHLSLAPEKMKLLMVSSKRSGYKNIPVNICGVEVRSKRSIRYLGVMLHDHLSWRPHVEMVADKALRVVRALRGVMRNHSGPQVSKRKLLAAVAASIIRYGAPVWAEAADLQWCRRILDRVQRPLAQGITSAFHSTSCEVAVVLAGELPYHLLVKEDARCYNRLQLSPDSSREAIRQEENESSLQLWQQQCAGSVESVAHVLFECPHFADVRVELLHGVDEDNLGSRLLESAESWDRIQQAARRILSVLQEDWRQEQLTLAVAEAAQPDPAASPPEDMAEAERRLLRRREVRNRSARRMRQRRRQERLGENEVVPAIMARAAANDAAANDAVEPTGEVEEEEASPPAPTIPPRSRGLPPSPRTLEMRRLRRNYMQQLYRRRRQAGELGAVQQGRQRRGRAPPSAAEIEQRRTNRRNRERQRRLEQRQAEDEAQSPPWDELPSSQLAERRAGLTEDERAAVTSANTSAR, encoded by the exons ATGGAGAAGGCGCCGTGTGTGGAGACGAGCGGTCCAAGGACGGCTATGTCCGGGTTTTTGGCTTATGTGGCCGAGTCG GACTACTTCGCCGACAGGGAGCTCACGTACGACACGGCGGACGGGCCGGTTACCCGCCGAGTATCGgcaggtgttccacaggggtccatATTGGGCCCCACATTGTGGAACATTATGTACGACGGCGTGCTAGCCGTAGAGCTCCCtgagggcgcctccatcgtggGATTCGCCGATGATCTTGCGATCCTGGCAGCGGGGACAACACCGGAGCACGCAGCAGCGATTGCGGAGGAAGCAGTGGCTGCAGTCAACAGCTGGATGGTGCAGCACCATCTCTCCCTGGCACCGGAGAAGATGAAGCTGCTGATGGTGTCGAGCAAGCGCAGCGGTTATAAAAACATCCCGGTGAACATCTGTGGAGTGGAAGTGCGCTCGAAGCGGTCGATCCGCTACTTGGGGGTCATGCTTCACGACCACCTGTCGTGGCGCCCACACGTCGAGATGGTCGCGGACAAGGCCCTCCGTGTGGTGCGAGCATTGCGTGGCGTCATGCGCAACCACAGCGGCCCCCAAGTGAGCAAGCGGAAGCTGCTCGCCGCAGTGGCCGCGTCCATCATCCGCTACGGCGCACCTGTCTGGGCGGAAGCCGCGGACCTGCAGTGGTGCAGGCGGATTTTGGACCGCGTGCAACGGCCCTTGGCCCAGGGTATCACGAGCGCCTTCCACTCCACCAGCTGCGAGGTAGCGGTGGTTCTAGCCGGAGAACTGCCCTACCATCTCCTGGTGAAGGAAGACGCCCGCTGCTACAACCGACTGCAGCTAAGCCCGGACAGCAGTCGAGAGGCGATTCGCCAGGAGGAAAATGAGTCATCGCTGCAGCTGTGGCAGCAACA GTGCGCAGGGTCGGTCGAGTCGGTGGCCCACGTACTCTTCGAGTGTCCCCACTTCGCAGATGTTCGGGTGGAGTTACTGCACGGCGTCGACGAGGACAACCTCGGCAGTCGTCTGCTGGAGAGCGCGGAGTCGTGGGACCGCATCCAGCAAGCGGCTCGGCGGATCCTCTCCGTGCTGCAGGAGGACTGGCGGCAGGAGCAGCTTACCTTGGCAGTCGCTGAGGCTGCTCAGCCAGATCCAGCAGCCAGCCCGCCCGAGGACATGGCGGAGGCAGAGCGGAGATTGCTGAGGCGACGAGAGGTGCGCAACCGCAGCGCCCGGCGAATGCGGCAGCGGCGTCGGCAGGAGCGGCTCGGCGAGAACGAGGTCGTTCCGGCAATCATGGCACGCGCAGCGGCCAACGACGCAGCGGCCAATGACGCAGTGGAGCCGACAGGGgaggtcgaggaggaggaggccaGCCCTCCAGCGCCAACAATCCCCCCGCGCAGCCGGGGATTGCCTCCCTCCCCACGTACGTTGGAGATGCGGCGACTTCGTCGGAACTATATGCAACAACTGTACCGCCGAAGACGACAGGCCGGCGAGTTGGGAGCTGTTCAGCAGGGTCGCCAGCGACGCGGAAGAGCCCCACCTTCAGCGGCGGAGATTGAGCAGCGTCGCACCAATAGGCGGAATAGGGAGAGGCAACGGCGGCTGGAGCAACGGCAAGCGGAAGACGAGGCTCAGTCTCCCCCGTGGGATGAGTTGCCGAGCTCTCAGCTGGCCGAAAGGAGAGCTGGCCTCACGGAGGACGAGCGAGCTGCCGTCACTTCGGCGAACACTTCGGCACGCTGA